A genomic segment from Pseudanabaena sp. BC1403 encodes:
- a CDS encoding isoaspartyl peptidase/L-asparaginase, protein MQPKIIIHGGAGSTVESKGGYEPVRKSLFAVLETVYPMLLDGTKAIDAVVKACQMLEDDPRFNAGTGSVLQSDGQVRMSASIMDGDRQSFSGVINTARVKNPIDLAKHLQTSDDRVLSDYGSAELTRELGIPIYNPLTDERLAEWVEERKTNFTRKMADVAMGTIGVVVLDLYGSICAGTSTGGRGFERIGRVSDSATPAGNYATKFAGVSCTGVGEDILDEGFATRVVVRVTDGMTLQQAVEKSINEAKSRDRDFGAICLDATGAIAWGKTCPVLFAAYHDGEKMQDTL, encoded by the coding sequence ATGCAACCAAAAATCATTATTCATGGCGGCGCAGGTAGCACTGTCGAAAGTAAAGGCGGCTATGAACCTGTCCGCAAATCTCTATTTGCCGTACTTGAAACCGTTTATCCAATGCTACTTGATGGAACTAAGGCGATCGATGCTGTTGTCAAGGCTTGTCAAATGCTCGAAGATGATCCCCGATTTAATGCTGGGACTGGCTCCGTATTGCAGTCCGATGGACAGGTGCGGATGAGTGCTTCGATTATGGACGGCGATCGCCAAAGTTTTAGCGGTGTAATTAATACAGCTAGAGTCAAAAACCCTATTGATCTCGCTAAACATTTACAAACTAGTGACGATCGCGTTTTATCCGATTACGGCTCGGCGGAACTCACCCGTGAACTCGGCATCCCAATTTATAATCCACTCACTGATGAACGCCTCGCTGAATGGGTGGAAGAGCGTAAGACCAACTTCACTCGCAAAATGGCAGATGTGGCGATGGGGACAATTGGCGTAGTTGTTCTCGATCTATATGGCAGCATTTGTGCAGGCACATCAACAGGGGGGCGAGGCTTTGAGCGCATCGGCAGAGTCAGCGACTCAGCAACTCCTGCGGGGAACTATGCCACTAAGTTTGCAGGGGTAAGCTGTACTGGTGTCGGCGAAGATATTCTCGATGAGGGCTTTGCAACTAGGGTTGTGGTGCGTGTCACCGATGGCATGACTCTTCAGCAAGCTGTCGAAAAGTCGATTAATGAAGCGAAAAGCCGCGATCGCGATTTTGGGGCAATTTGTCTTGATGCTACTGGCGCGATCGCTTGGGGCAAAACTTGCCCTGTATTGTTTGCTGCATATCATGATGGCGAAAAAATGCAAGATACTTTATAA
- a CDS encoding NAD(P)/FAD-dependent oxidoreductase, whose product MKDVIVIGAGMAGLTCAQQLKQAGLDVTIVEKSAGVGGRMATRRLQGTWVDHGAQLLSVKSDNFGRFIRKLQEKGIVQEWTRNVYQLSSSGLRPPNADERHPRYCCPMGMTAIAKYLANEIPIINNARIVGVSHNDIKWQLVTDRQEVLETSAIVSTIPAPQFLPIFEEVLAPAPSFLQAVQSVKFAPSVTIMAGYNASNSVPVEWQAIRCINDPILDWISYDSSKHPDKAMQPVFVLQSTAEFAKQSMEEPDLEIAGKPLLNQVGRLLEKWLASPEWWQVHRWRYALAEESLGVSCLSTSIPLSLVCAGDWCAGKNIEAAYHSGLAAAESAIELLKA is encoded by the coding sequence ATGAAAGATGTAATCGTGATCGGCGCAGGAATGGCTGGCTTAACCTGTGCTCAACAACTAAAGCAAGCAGGGCTAGATGTCACCATCGTTGAAAAATCCGCAGGAGTCGGTGGACGTATGGCAACTAGACGTTTGCAAGGAACTTGGGTCGATCATGGAGCACAACTGCTTTCAGTTAAAAGTGACAACTTTGGCAGGTTTATACGTAAACTGCAAGAAAAAGGCATCGTTCAAGAATGGACGCGCAATGTTTACCAACTGTCATCATCTGGCTTGCGTCCTCCCAATGCCGATGAGCGTCATCCTCGATATTGCTGTCCTATGGGCATGACTGCGATCGCAAAATATCTTGCTAACGAAATTCCGATTATTAACAATGCCCGTATTGTCGGTGTTAGTCACAACGATATCAAATGGCAATTAGTGACTGATCGCCAAGAAGTCCTCGAAACTTCAGCGATCGTGTCTACTATTCCTGCGCCCCAATTTTTGCCGATATTTGAAGAGGTACTAGCGCCAGCACCAAGCTTTTTGCAAGCCGTGCAATCAGTCAAATTTGCCCCCAGTGTGACGATCATGGCTGGGTACAATGCTAGTAATTCTGTGCCAGTAGAATGGCAAGCAATTAGATGTATTAATGATCCGATTCTTGACTGGATTAGCTACGATAGCAGCAAACATCCAGACAAAGCTATGCAACCTGTCTTTGTCTTGCAAAGTACGGCTGAATTTGCCAAACAATCAATGGAAGAACCAGATCTAGAAATCGCAGGTAAGCCATTGCTCAATCAAGTTGGCAGATTATTAGAAAAATGGTTAGCCAGTCCTGAATGGTGGCAAGTTCATCGCTGGCGCTATGCCCTTGCAGAAGAGTCTTTAGGCGTTTCTTGTTTATCCACATCAATACCTTTGTCTCTTGTATGTGCAGGTGATTGGTGCGCTGGCAAAAATATTGAAGCCGCCTATCATTCAGGACTTGCGGCGGCTGAATCTGCGATCGAATTGCTCAAAGCTTAA